One genomic region from Spirulina subsalsa PCC 9445 encodes:
- the mtnA gene encoding S-methyl-5-thioribose-1-phosphate isomerase: MLTSSLYPVTWQGDRAVLIDQTRIPQEYRTVEIISSDSMANAIKTMIVRGAPAIGVAAAYGMYLGAQEIVTSDRTAFLHQLEDIAQKLRQTRPTAVNLFWAIERQLQTAHHTPGDLTHLKAALLQTAQAIQNEDLATCHAIGDHGLSVLPQTPEKLTLLTHCNAGALATAGYGTALGVIRSAWRENRLQRVFADETRPRLQGAKLTAWECVQDNIPVTVISDNMAAHCMKQGLIDAVVVGADRITTNGDAANKIGTYSLALVSKAHNVPFFVAAPLSTVDFKLATGEEIPIEERDPQEIYQVGDTRICPEGADYYNPAFDVTPAHLITAIITEKGAVKPEALKQFKA, encoded by the coding sequence ATGTTAACCTCTTCTTTATATCCTGTAACTTGGCAAGGCGATCGCGCTGTTCTGATAGATCAAACCCGTATCCCTCAAGAATACAGGACTGTCGAGATTATCAGTAGTGATAGCATGGCCAATGCCATCAAAACCATGATTGTTCGTGGAGCCCCGGCTATTGGAGTAGCAGCCGCCTACGGAATGTATTTAGGCGCTCAAGAAATTGTCACCTCAGACCGAACCGCCTTCCTCCACCAACTCGAAGACATCGCCCAAAAACTCCGCCAAACCCGCCCCACCGCCGTTAATCTCTTCTGGGCCATTGAACGCCAACTGCAAACCGCCCACCACACCCCCGGCGACCTCACTCATCTTAAAGCCGCCCTCCTCCAAACTGCTCAAGCCATCCAAAACGAAGACCTCGCCACCTGCCACGCCATTGGAGATCACGGTTTAAGTGTCCTACCACAAACACCAGAAAAACTCACCCTCTTAACCCACTGTAACGCCGGAGCCCTAGCCACCGCAGGCTATGGCACCGCTTTAGGAGTCATTCGTTCGGCTTGGCGAGAAAACCGTCTCCAGCGCGTCTTTGCCGACGAAACCCGGCCTCGTCTCCAGGGGGCAAAACTCACCGCTTGGGAATGTGTGCAAGATAATATTCCCGTGACCGTGATTAGTGATAATATGGCCGCCCATTGCATGAAACAGGGGTTAATTGATGCGGTAGTAGTAGGAGCCGATCGGATTACAACAAACGGTGACGCTGCCAATAAAATTGGCACTTATAGTTTAGCCCTAGTCTCGAAAGCCCATAACGTCCCCTTTTTCGTCGCGGCTCCTCTGTCTACAGTAGATTTCAAGTTAGCCACTGGGGAAGAAATCCCCATTGAAGAACGAGATCCCCAAGAAATCTACCAAGTAGGAGACACTCGAATCTGTCCAGAGGGAGCAGATTATTATAACCCCGCCTTTGATGTCACTCCGGCTCATTTAATTACCGCCATTATTACGGAAAAGGGGGCAGTAAAACCGGAGGCGTTAAAACAGTTTAAAGCCTAA
- a CDS encoding putative toxin-antitoxin system toxin component, PIN family, with the protein MRVIIDTNILISAAVADGKPEKVINFIISHSDYDWLISAEILAEYNEVLQRKKLKLSDTKKSEWLDLVKNSTQLMEVNLTVDFTRDPKDAKFIALARVTGADFLITGDRDFEEMIELEKTVIISVSLFYDLFSIEDNL; encoded by the coding sequence ATGAGAGTTATTATTGACACTAACATTCTTATTTCTGCGGCGGTTGCTGATGGAAAACCTGAAAAAGTGATTAATTTTATTATTAGTCATTCTGATTATGATTGGCTGATATCCGCAGAAATTTTAGCTGAATATAATGAGGTTTTACAGCGAAAGAAATTAAAACTCAGTGATACTAAAAAATCAGAATGGTTAGATTTAGTTAAAAATAGTACACAGTTAATGGAAGTTAATCTTACTGTTGACTTTACAAGAGATCCAAAAGATGCTAAGTTTATCGCTTTAGCAAGGGTTACTGGTGCGGATTTTTTGATTACTGGGGATAGAGATTTTGAAGAGATGATAGAATTAGAGAAAACGGTTATTATTTCAGTTTCTTTGTTTTATGATTTGTTTAGTATTGAGGATAATTTATGA
- a CDS encoding ribbon-helix-helix domain-containing protein, with amino-acid sequence MRQITLTPEQEQFLDKQLKTGKYNSPQEVIAKAFQLLEKQEDEIILPDYVKGTESAKALLKEKIRNYRKERENSKTKPIDPERVRLAEEFKRLCQETQALHADHPLTDEQIAAEIEAYRRGE; translated from the coding sequence ATGAGACAAATTACGTTAACTCCTGAACAAGAACAGTTTTTAGACAAGCAACTAAAGACGGGTAAATATAATAGCCCTCAAGAGGTGATTGCTAAGGCGTTTCAGCTATTAGAAAAACAAGAGGATGAGATTATATTACCTGATTATGTTAAAGGGACAGAATCTGCAAAAGCGTTATTAAAGGAGAAGATTAGAAACTATCGAAAAGAACGAGAAAACAGCAAAACTAAACCGATTGACCCTGAAAGAGTAAGGTTAGCCGAAGAATTTAAACGTTTATGCCAAGAAACCCAAGCTTTACACGCTGATCATCCTTTAACAGATGAACAAATTGCGGCGGAAATTGAAGCTTATCGGAGAGGGGAATGA
- the murI gene encoding glutamate racemase produces MKDAPLNRIGVFDSGVGGLTVLKELTQQLPHESILYFGDTARLPYGTRSKAEILQFVREILTWMESCQVKMVIMACNTSSALALEEVRREFPFPILGLILPAAKAAIRQGQRVGVIATPATVASQAYRRAILEIKQDVTVWQVGCPEFVPLIEAGRIHDPYTYEVTYNYLQPLMEQDIDTLIYGCTHYPHLAPVIRQILPPTVRLVNPAQYVAQAAEQELELLGLKRDFPALPTEFYVSGDAEQFAQLSQRWLGFCPVVQQVSVDQVAFSYSVESTCP; encoded by the coding sequence ATGAAAGACGCTCCGTTGAACCGGATTGGTGTTTTTGATAGTGGTGTTGGGGGGCTGACAGTTCTCAAGGAACTCACTCAACAGTTACCTCATGAGTCGATTCTTTATTTTGGCGATACGGCAAGGCTTCCTTACGGAACCCGCAGTAAGGCTGAAATTTTACAGTTTGTCCGAGAGATCCTGACTTGGATGGAGAGTTGCCAGGTCAAAATGGTGATCATGGCCTGTAATACCAGTTCAGCCTTAGCCTTAGAAGAAGTGCGGCGGGAGTTTCCCTTTCCCATTTTGGGCTTAATTCTGCCCGCCGCCAAAGCCGCCATCCGCCAAGGGCAACGAGTCGGTGTCATTGCCACCCCCGCCACCGTCGCCAGCCAAGCCTACCGTCGGGCGATTTTAGAAATTAAGCAGGATGTTACCGTCTGGCAAGTCGGCTGTCCTGAGTTTGTGCCGTTGATTGAAGCTGGGCGCATTCACGACCCTTACACCTACGAAGTCACCTACAATTATCTCCAGCCTTTAATGGAGCAAGACATCGACACTCTGATTTATGGCTGTACCCATTACCCCCATTTAGCCCCCGTTATTCGTCAGATACTCCCCCCAACCGTGCGTTTAGTCAATCCGGCGCAATATGTGGCTCAGGCGGCGGAACAGGAGTTAGAATTACTCGGTTTGAAGCGTGATTTCCCGGCTTTACCCACAGAGTTTTATGTCAGTGGGGACGCGGAGCAGTTCGCCCAACTATCTCAACGATGGTTAGGGTTTTGCCCGGTGGTGCAACAGGTTTCTGTGGATCAAGTGGCGTTTTCCTATTCGGTTGAATCAACTTGCCCTTGA
- a CDS encoding N-acetylmuramoyl-L-alanine amidase: MRRYWLFLSLVGALLYASPAEAARLLFWRYEAAQNRLTFTTDQGVQPRAQLIANPTRLVIDLPGISLGRPSERQRIGGAVAEVRSGQFNANTARLVVELAPGYTYDPQGIQFRGMTSTQWSVQLPQPQRLGAASSPAGALPSLEIRESSSQTQAQTASPTPQDSDFQITRNGFFVRLGNNARGQVAVRRSRNGQQVQIDLNGIMLPDQLVDQGFEVNRYGVGQVQFSQIRPSPPLARITMDVSVDSPDWQASLARSGGLAIVPAEGSAVLDQDAPSSSTAQNTLTTVQSVELGLGNQILIRGDRALRGTGQWDSRTGVYQLTIPNARLAPDFPNPQLSANSPVSQIRLRQQGDTVLVLIQPAPNIQVGRLSQLNDRLLSLQLNQGTTSALPPALDRPINIPVPPPERIAPPTPTLPPAGQPSRPLPQVPNTRAVVMLDPGHGGRDPGAVGIGGLQEKNVVLPISLRVAQLLEQQGVRVIMTRNNDTFVTLAGRAQMANRARATIFVSIHANAISMSRPDVNGVETFFFNSAGQRLASSIQNSILQSTSMNNRGVKPARFYVLRNTSMPSALVEVGFVTGNLDAPRLADPNFRNQMAEAIARGILLYLQQNRL, encoded by the coding sequence TTGAGACGATATTGGCTATTTTTGAGTTTGGTCGGTGCTTTGCTGTACGCTTCTCCGGCGGAAGCGGCAAGGTTGCTCTTTTGGCGTTATGAAGCGGCGCAAAACCGCTTGACCTTTACCACCGACCAAGGAGTTCAACCTAGGGCGCAGTTGATTGCCAATCCCACTCGTTTGGTAATTGATTTACCCGGTATCTCCTTGGGTAGACCTTCGGAACGACAGCGCATCGGGGGAGCCGTGGCGGAAGTCCGTTCCGGTCAATTTAATGCGAATACAGCCCGTTTAGTCGTGGAGTTAGCCCCCGGCTATACCTATGACCCCCAAGGTATCCAGTTTCGCGGCATGACCTCCACCCAATGGTCGGTACAACTGCCCCAACCCCAACGCCTAGGGGCGGCCAGTTCTCCGGCCGGGGCTTTGCCTAGTCTGGAGATCCGTGAGAGCTCAAGTCAAACCCAAGCCCAAACCGCTAGCCCCACTCCACAAGACTCGGATTTTCAGATTACCCGTAACGGTTTTTTTGTGCGATTGGGCAATAATGCTCGGGGTCAGGTAGCTGTGCGGCGGAGTCGTAATGGTCAACAGGTACAGATTGACCTCAATGGGATTATGTTACCTGACCAGCTAGTAGATCAAGGGTTTGAGGTGAACCGCTACGGTGTGGGACAGGTGCAGTTTAGCCAAATTCGTCCCTCCCCTCCCTTGGCACGGATTACTATGGATGTGTCAGTGGACAGTCCAGACTGGCAAGCGTCCCTTGCTCGGTCGGGGGGGTTAGCCATTGTTCCGGCGGAAGGTTCGGCGGTGTTGGATCAAGACGCTCCCAGTTCAAGCACTGCCCAAAATACCTTAACCACGGTGCAGTCGGTAGAGTTGGGGTTAGGCAATCAAATCTTGATTCGGGGCGATCGCGCTTTACGGGGAACAGGCCAATGGGACTCACGAACAGGGGTCTATCAACTTACAATTCCCAACGCTCGATTAGCCCCCGACTTCCCCAACCCCCAACTCTCGGCCAATAGCCCCGTTTCCCAAATCCGCCTCAGACAACAAGGGGATACAGTTTTAGTCTTAATCCAACCCGCCCCCAATATCCAAGTCGGTCGCCTGAGTCAACTCAATGACCGTCTGTTGTCCTTACAGTTGAACCAAGGCACCACCAGCGCCCTCCCCCCAGCCCTTGACCGTCCCATTAACATCCCCGTCCCCCCCCCAGAACGCATCGCCCCCCCCACCCCCACCCTACCCCCCGCCGGACAACCCAGCCGCCCCCTCCCCCAAGTTCCCAATACCCGAGCCGTGGTCATGTTAGACCCCGGTCATGGTGGACGAGATCCCGGCGCGGTGGGCATTGGTGGCCTACAGGAAAAAAATGTCGTCTTGCCCATTTCCCTCCGGGTGGCGCAATTACTGGAACAGCAGGGCGTTCGGGTGATTATGACCCGCAATAATGATACTTTTGTTACCTTGGCGGGTCGGGCGCAAATGGCCAACCGAGCGCGGGCGACTATTTTTGTTAGCATTCATGCCAATGCCATCAGCATGAGCCGTCCCGATGTGAATGGGGTAGAAACGTTTTTTTTCAATAGTGCAGGTCAACGTCTAGCCAGCAGTATTCAAAACAGCATTCTGCAAAGCACTAGCATGAACAATCGGGGGGTGAAACCTGCCCGCTTTTATGTGTTGCGCAATACCTCTATGCCTTCGGCTTTAGTCGAGGTCGGGTTTGTGACGGGCAATTTAGATGCTCCTCGTTTAGCCGATCCCAACTTCCGCAATCAAATGGCGGAGGCGATCGCCCGGGGGATTTTACTCTACTTACAGCAAAATCGGCTTTGA
- a CDS encoding cation:proton antiporter has translation MTWVNPPTPNFSLIPTPAPLLATAEEATEGTLVLAGVLLSLIAVYIASKLGGELCARINLPPVLGELVGGVVIGVSVLHLLIFPEGNAQASDSLIIQLLEATAQLSPESAQAVFTSQSEVISVLSELGVIILLFEIGLESDLKELIRVGPQAAIVAVVGVVAPFAAGTAGLVYIFGIPLVPAIFAGAALTATSIGITAKVLAEIGQLSSKEGQIIIGAAVLDDILGIIVLAVVASLAKTGEVEILNVVYLIISAGVFLVGAILLGRFLKPFYVGLINEMKTRGQLLLVSLVFAFTLSYIAAAIQLEAILGAFAAGLVLAETEKREELEEQVIPVADILVPVFFVVVGAKTDLSVLNPAVPSNREGLIIATFLILVAILGKVITGFTVVGQPDLNKIAIGVGMIPRGEVGLVFAGVGSASGALSPSTEAAIIMMVITTTFIAPPFLRLVFRESPEEAKESSKVES, from the coding sequence ATGACTTGGGTGAATCCACCCACCCCTAATTTCTCTCTTATCCCTACACCTGCGCCCCTATTGGCCACCGCAGAAGAAGCCACCGAAGGCACACTGGTCTTAGCGGGCGTTCTCCTAAGCTTAATCGCCGTCTATATAGCCAGTAAACTCGGAGGCGAACTCTGCGCCCGCATTAACCTCCCCCCCGTCCTAGGGGAATTAGTCGGCGGGGTAGTCATCGGCGTTTCCGTTCTCCATCTGCTCATTTTCCCCGAAGGCAACGCTCAAGCCAGTGATTCCCTAATCATCCAACTCCTCGAAGCCACCGCCCAGTTATCCCCAGAATCCGCCCAAGCCGTCTTCACCAGCCAAAGTGAAGTCATTTCCGTCCTCTCAGAACTGGGCGTGATTATCCTACTCTTTGAAATTGGTCTAGAATCCGACCTCAAAGAACTCATTCGCGTCGGCCCCCAAGCCGCCATAGTCGCCGTCGTCGGGGTAGTCGCCCCCTTCGCCGCCGGAACAGCCGGACTGGTTTATATTTTCGGCATTCCCCTTGTTCCCGCCATTTTTGCCGGAGCCGCCCTCACCGCCACCAGTATAGGCATCACGGCCAAGGTTTTAGCAGAAATTGGTCAACTCAGTTCTAAAGAAGGTCAAATCATCATCGGGGCTGCCGTTCTCGATGATATTTTAGGAATTATCGTCCTCGCCGTCGTGGCCAGTTTAGCCAAAACCGGGGAAGTCGAAATCCTCAACGTGGTTTATCTCATTATCAGTGCCGGGGTTTTCTTAGTGGGAGCGATTCTCCTCGGTCGTTTCCTCAAACCCTTCTACGTCGGCTTAATTAATGAAATGAAAACCCGGGGACAACTGCTATTAGTCTCCCTCGTCTTCGCCTTCACCCTGTCCTATATCGCCGCCGCCATCCAACTGGAAGCCATTTTAGGGGCCTTTGCCGCCGGATTAGTCCTAGCCGAAACCGAAAAGCGAGAAGAACTCGAAGAACAGGTGATTCCCGTTGCTGATATTTTAGTCCCCGTGTTTTTCGTCGTAGTCGGGGCAAAAACCGATTTAAGCGTTTTAAATCCAGCCGTCCCGAGTAATCGGGAAGGACTGATTATTGCCACTTTCCTGATTTTAGTCGCCATCTTAGGAAAAGTAATCACAGGCTTTACAGTGGTGGGTCAACCGGATCTCAATAAAATTGCCATTGGGGTTGGGATGATTCCTCGGGGCGAAGTGGGGTTAGTATTTGCTGGGGTTGGGTCGGCCAGTGGCGCACTATCTCCCTCCACAGAAGCCGCCATCATCATGATGGTGATTACCACAACCTTTATCGCCCCGCCTTTCCTGCGTTTAGTCTTCCGAGAATCTCCCGAAGAGGCGAAAGAATCCTCTAAGGTGGAGAGTTAG
- a CDS encoding 3'(2'),5'-bisphosphate nucleotidase gives MSYSAETQVAIAAAIQAAQLCQAVRQAIPEAMEKRDKSPVTVADYGSQAIICRAIAKSFPSDAIVGEEDAGELRRAEMADTLQQVTGYVGALIPDATPEQVAEWIDRGNGSVAPRYWTLDPIDGTKGFLRQDQYAVAIALVEQGEVKVGVLACPALPCSTGETGVLYVAVRGQGATQVPLKGGNPTRLKVVSSEDVAHFRFVESVESSHGDRTRQEAVAQAVGITTESMRIDSQAKYGIVASGQAALYLRLPSPKNPDYRENIWDHAAGAIVVEEAGGKVTDMYGNPLDFGTGTKMMDNRGVVVSNGAIHDHVIGVLARS, from the coding sequence ATGTCCTATAGCGCAGAAACTCAAGTAGCCATTGCTGCCGCCATCCAAGCCGCCCAATTGTGTCAAGCGGTGCGTCAAGCGATTCCTGAAGCGATGGAGAAACGGGATAAAAGTCCGGTGACGGTGGCGGACTATGGATCTCAAGCGATTATTTGTCGGGCGATCGCTAAATCGTTTCCCTCGGATGCCATTGTGGGGGAGGAGGACGCGGGGGAGTTGCGTCGTGCGGAGATGGCGGACACGCTGCAACAGGTGACGGGTTATGTGGGGGCGCTGATTCCCGATGCGACACCGGAACAGGTGGCGGAATGGATTGACCGGGGCAATGGCAGCGTCGCCCCGCGCTATTGGACTTTGGATCCCATTGATGGGACGAAGGGCTTTTTACGACAGGATCAGTATGCGGTGGCGATCGCTTTAGTGGAACAAGGGGAGGTGAAAGTGGGTGTTCTCGCTTGTCCCGCCCTGCCCTGTTCCACGGGAGAAACAGGGGTGCTATATGTGGCGGTGCGAGGACAGGGGGCGACTCAAGTTCCCTTGAAGGGGGGCAATCCCACTCGCTTAAAGGTGGTGTCGAGTGAGGATGTGGCTCATTTTCGCTTTGTGGAGAGTGTGGAATCGTCCCACGGCGATCGCACTCGTCAGGAAGCGGTGGCTCAAGCGGTAGGGATTACTACAGAATCCATGCGCATTGATTCCCAAGCGAAATATGGCATTGTGGCATCGGGACAAGCGGCTCTATACTTGCGTTTACCCTCTCCGAAAAACCCGGACTATCGGGAGAATATTTGGGATCATGCGGCCGGGGCGATTGTGGTGGAAGAGGCGGGGGGTAAGGTTACGGATATGTACGGAAACCCTCTTGATTTCGGCACCGGAACTAAAATGATGGACAATCGGGGCGTTGTGGTGAGTAATGGGGCGATTCATGACCACGTGATTGGCGTTTTAGCTCGGAGTTAG
- the crtD gene encoding C-3',4' desaturase CrtD, with amino-acid sequence MSQKVVVIGAGIGGLTAGALLAKRGYEVVVVEQAAVPGGCASTFERRGFTFDVGATQVAGLEPGGIHARIFEELGVEPPAARPCDPACAVFLPGEQDPISVWRDRTQWQAERQRHFPHSEPFWQLMATLFEASWRFQGRDPILPPRNSWDLGQLIRALRPDTLITLPFALMTVGDALRLYGLGQDQRLRTFLDLQLKLYSQVNAEETALLYAATALGVSQDPQGLYHLEGSMQGLSDRLVQALERHNGQLLLGHTVQQIHTTGGQASAVTLRQGKTGETQPLAADHIVANVTVHNLLQLLPETTPAPPSTLWDNPLALWGLTPYRQRVAQLPDPSGAFVVYLGVKQAAIPEGCPPHLQFLYDYEGEIGENNSLFVSVSQPHDGRAPQGCATVIASSFVDTRPWWGADRAAYQRRKADYLKEAIARLSQYFHLTPDTIIHQEAATPRTFARYTAREAGFVGGIGQRRFTFGPFGFATRTPIPHLWLVGDSTHPGEGTAGVSYSALTVVRQIEQKS; translated from the coding sequence ATGAGTCAAAAAGTAGTAGTGATTGGGGCGGGTATCGGTGGTTTGACGGCCGGGGCGTTGTTGGCCAAACGGGGCTATGAGGTGGTTGTGGTGGAACAGGCCGCGGTGCCGGGGGGCTGTGCTTCGACCTTTGAGCGCCGGGGGTTTACCTTTGATGTGGGAGCTACTCAGGTGGCGGGATTGGAACCGGGGGGCATCCATGCCCGGATTTTTGAGGAGTTGGGGGTTGAACCGCCCGCCGCACGCCCCTGTGACCCGGCCTGTGCGGTGTTTTTGCCGGGGGAACAAGACCCGATCTCGGTCTGGCGCGATCGCACCCAATGGCAAGCCGAACGTCAACGGCACTTTCCCCACAGTGAACCCTTTTGGCAACTCATGGCCACCCTTTTTGAGGCCAGTTGGCGGTTTCAGGGTCGCGATCCCATCCTCCCCCCCCGCAATAGTTGGGATTTGGGGCAGTTAATCCGCGCCCTACGCCCCGATACGCTGATAACGTTACCCTTTGCCCTCATGACTGTTGGGGATGCCCTGAGACTCTATGGATTAGGGCAAGACCAACGCCTGCGCACCTTCTTAGACCTACAACTCAAACTGTATTCCCAAGTCAACGCCGAAGAAACCGCCCTGCTTTACGCGGCCACGGCTTTAGGAGTATCCCAAGACCCCCAAGGGCTGTACCATTTGGAGGGGAGTATGCAGGGTTTAAGCGATCGCCTCGTCCAAGCCCTAGAACGCCACAACGGCCAGCTACTCCTAGGTCACACCGTCCAACAAATCCACACCACGGGAGGCCAGGCCAGCGCCGTCACCCTCCGTCAGGGCAAAACCGGGGAAACCCAGCCGTTAGCCGCCGATCATATCGTGGCCAATGTCACCGTCCACAATCTCCTGCAACTCCTACCAGAAACCACCCCAGCCCCTCCCAGCACCCTCTGGGACAATCCCCTTGCCCTCTGGGGCTTAACTCCCTACCGTCAGCGCGTGGCACAACTGCCCGACCCCTCTGGGGCTTTTGTGGTCTATTTAGGGGTTAAACAGGCCGCCATTCCCGAAGGTTGCCCCCCTCATCTTCAATTCCTCTACGACTACGAGGGGGAAATTGGGGAAAATAACTCCCTCTTTGTCTCCGTCAGTCAACCCCATGATGGACGCGCCCCCCAAGGTTGTGCTACCGTGATTGCTTCTTCCTTCGTCGATACTCGGCCTTGGTGGGGGGCAGATCGGGCGGCCTACCAACGTCGCAAGGCAGACTATCTCAAAGAGGCGATCGCCCGTTTAAGCCAATACTTCCACCTCACCCCAGACACCATCATCCACCAAGAAGCCGCCACCCCCCGCACCTTTGCCCGTTATACCGCCCGAGAAGCGGGTTTTGTGGGAGGAATCGGACAACGGCGCTTTACCTTCGGCCCCTTCGGTTTTGCCACCCGTACCCCCATCCCCCATCTCTGGTTAGTGGGAGACTCCACCCACCCCGGCGAAGGTACGGCCGGAGTGAGTTATTCCGCCCTCACTGTTGTCCGGCAAATTGAACAGAAATCCTGA
- a CDS encoding alpha-amylase, with translation MTLNGVMMQYFHWYITPEQVLWEEVKNQASDLAQAGITALWLPPAYKAMGGIEDVGYGVYDLYDLGEFNQRDSVRTKYGDRTQYLEAIQSLQAQQIQVYADAVLNHKMGAEGLETVRATPFWSGDRLHPKGPRREIRAFTHFAFPGRQGKYSPFEWHWWHFDATDWDDLTKEKETVYLFEGKQFDDYLALEKGNFDYLMGCDLDYQHEEVREQIKHWGEWYLNTTRVNGFRLDAIKHISAWFFCEWIDLLQQQSGNSLFFVGEYWYNNINALHWYVDAVGGKMSVFDVPLHYNFHYASRSGGHYDMRKILDGTMMQQRPTHAVTFVENHDSQPLQCLESPVEDWFKPLAYAIILLRREGYPCIFYADYYGAKYADKGRDGREYTITLVAHRWLIDKFLYARHHYAYGEQYDYFDHYNTIGWTRLGDATHPKAMAVILTDGAPGWKWMEVGKPNAKFIDLTEHIQEPIYTNEAGWGQFCCKGGSVSVWVEVD, from the coding sequence ATGACATTAAATGGCGTAATGATGCAATACTTTCACTGGTATATTACGCCAGAACAAGTATTGTGGGAGGAGGTGAAAAACCAAGCGTCGGACTTAGCGCAAGCGGGAATTACGGCCTTGTGGTTGCCTCCTGCTTATAAAGCAATGGGGGGGATTGAGGATGTGGGGTATGGGGTCTATGATCTCTATGATTTGGGGGAGTTTAATCAACGAGATAGCGTAAGGACAAAATACGGCGATCGCACCCAATACCTCGAAGCCATCCAAAGCCTACAAGCCCAACAGATTCAAGTCTATGCTGATGCGGTGTTAAATCATAAAATGGGAGCAGAAGGCCTCGAAACCGTCCGCGCTACCCCCTTTTGGTCTGGGGATCGACTGCACCCAAAAGGCCCCCGTCGCGAAATTAGAGCCTTTACCCATTTTGCCTTTCCCGGTCGTCAAGGAAAATATTCCCCCTTTGAGTGGCACTGGTGGCACTTTGACGCAACAGATTGGGATGACTTAACGAAAGAAAAAGAAACCGTATATTTGTTTGAAGGGAAACAATTTGATGATTATTTAGCCCTCGAAAAAGGCAATTTCGACTATTTAATGGGCTGTGATCTCGACTACCAACATGAAGAAGTTCGGGAACAAATTAAACATTGGGGAGAATGGTATCTCAACACAACGAGAGTTAATGGTTTCCGTCTTGATGCCATCAAACATATTTCCGCTTGGTTTTTCTGTGAATGGATTGATCTCCTCCAACAACAAAGCGGCAATTCTCTATTTTTTGTCGGAGAATATTGGTACAATAATATTAATGCCCTCCATTGGTATGTGGACGCAGTGGGGGGTAAAATGTCCGTCTTTGACGTACCTCTGCACTATAATTTCCACTATGCCAGTCGGTCTGGGGGTCATTATGATATGCGGAAGATCCTTGATGGCACCATGATGCAGCAGCGCCCCACCCATGCGGTGACATTTGTCGAAAATCATGATTCCCAGCCCTTACAGTGCCTAGAATCCCCCGTGGAGGACTGGTTTAAGCCCCTCGCCTATGCCATTATTTTGTTACGTCGGGAAGGCTATCCTTGCATTTTTTACGCCGACTATTACGGGGCAAAATATGCAGATAAGGGACGAGACGGCAGAGAATACACCATCACGCTGGTTGCTCATCGTTGGTTAATTGATAAGTTCCTCTATGCCCGTCATCACTACGCTTATGGGGAACAGTACGATTATTTCGACCACTACAACACCATCGGATGGACTCGTTTAGGGGATGCCACCCATCCTAAAGCCATGGCGGTTATTTTGACCGATGGAGCCCCGGGGTGGAAATGGATGGAAGTGGGGAAACCCAACGCCAAATTTATCGATCTCACCGAACATATTCAAGAACCCATTTATACCAATGAGGCAGGATGGGGGCAATTCTGCTGTAAGGGGGGTTCTGTCTCGGTTTGGGTCGAGGTAGACTAG